In a genomic window of Staphylococcus taiwanensis:
- the rpsP gene encoding 30S ribosomal protein S16: MAVKIRLTRLGSKRNPFYRIVVADARSPRDGRIIEQIGTYNPASVNAPEVKIDEELALKWLKDGAKPTDTVHNILSKQGILKTFDEQKHAK; encoded by the coding sequence ATGGCAGTTAAAATTCGTTTAACTCGTTTAGGTTCAAAAAGAAATCCATTCTATCGTATCGTAGTTGCAGACGCACGTTCACCACGTGATGGTCGTATTATCGAACAAATCGGTACTTACAACCCAGCTAGTGTTAATGCGCCGGAAGTTAAAATTGACGAAGAATTAGCATTAAAATGGTTAAAAGACGGTGCTAAACCAACTGATACAGTTCACAATATCTTATCTAAACAAGGTATTTTAAAAACATTTGATGAACAAAAACACGCTAAATAA
- the rimM gene encoding ribosome maturation factor RimM, whose amino-acid sequence MQVEVGQIVNTHGIKGEVKVKSNSDFTETRFQPGEKLTVKHNNNEIQLTVTSYRVHKGFHMLKFEGISNINDVEHFKGDYLYQERDHEDIELAENEFYYSDIIGCTVFDDEDTPIGRVINIFETGANDVWVVKGDKEYLIPYIADVVKAIDVENKSIRITPMEGLLD is encoded by the coding sequence ATGCAAGTTGAAGTGGGTCAAATTGTAAACACTCACGGTATTAAAGGTGAAGTTAAAGTTAAATCGAATTCGGACTTCACAGAAACGCGTTTTCAACCTGGAGAAAAATTAACAGTAAAACATAATAATAATGAAATTCAATTAACTGTCACTTCATATCGTGTACATAAAGGGTTTCATATGCTTAAATTTGAAGGCATTAGTAACATTAATGATGTTGAACACTTTAAAGGTGACTATTTGTATCAAGAACGCGATCACGAAGATATTGAACTAGCAGAAAATGAGTTTTACTATTCAGATATTATAGGATGCACCGTATTTGATGATGAAGACACTCCTATTGGTCGAGTCATCAATATTTTTGAGACTGGCGCAAATGATGTTTGGGTCGTTAAAGGAGATAAAGAATATTTAATTCCTTATATCGCAGATGTTGTTAAAGCTATAGATGTTGAAAATAAATCAATTCGCATTACACCTATGGAAGGATTGTTAGACTAA
- the trmD gene encoding tRNA (guanosine(37)-N1)-methyltransferase TrmD, with protein MKIDYLTLFPEMFEGVLNHSILKRAQEKDIIDVNTINFRDYAINKHNQVDDYPFGGGQGMVLKPEPVFNAMKDLHRSEDTRVILMCPQGRPFSQSIAQELSEAEHIVFICGHYEGYDERIREHLVTDEISMGDYVLTGGELPAMTMTDAIVRLIPGVLGNQQSHQDDSFSDGLLEFPQYTRPREFEGMTVPDVLLSGNHAHIEKWRHEQKIIRTLNKRPDLLQHYQLTKDDKEIIENYKKQLKNN; from the coding sequence ATGAAGATTGACTACTTAACATTGTTTCCTGAAATGTTTGAAGGTGTGCTTAATCATTCTATTTTGAAAAGAGCTCAAGAGAAAGACATTATTGATGTCAATACAATTAATTTTAGAGATTATGCGATTAATAAGCATAATCAAGTCGATGATTATCCGTTTGGTGGAGGACAAGGTATGGTTCTTAAACCTGAACCCGTATTTAATGCGATGAAAGATTTACATCGTAGTGAAGATACGCGTGTTATCTTAATGTGTCCTCAAGGTCGCCCCTTTTCACAAAGTATTGCACAAGAATTAAGTGAAGCTGAGCATATCGTATTTATTTGTGGCCATTATGAAGGGTACGATGAACGTATCAGAGAGCATCTTGTGACGGATGAAATTTCAATGGGAGATTATGTCTTAACAGGTGGAGAGTTACCTGCTATGACCATGACAGATGCCATTGTGCGCTTAATTCCTGGTGTATTAGGAAATCAACAATCTCACCAAGATGATTCTTTCTCAGATGGCCTATTAGAGTTTCCTCAATACACACGTCCTAGAGAATTTGAAGGTATGACAGTTCCTGACGTTTTATTATCAGGAAATCACGCACATATTGAAAAATGGCGACATGAGCAAAAAATTATTCGTACATTGAATAAACGACCGGATTTATTACAACATTATCAGCTAACTAAAGATGATAAAGAAATTATAGAAAACTATAAAAAGCAATTGAAAAACAATTAG
- the ffh gene encoding signal recognition particle protein, with the protein MAFEGLSDRLQATMQRMRGKGKVTEADIKAMMREVRLALLEADVNFKVVKEFVKTVSDRALGSDVMQSLTPGQQVIKIVQDELTQLMGGENTSITMANKPPTVVMMVGLQGAGKTTTAGKLALLMRKKYNKKPMLVAADIYRPAAINQLQTVGKQLDVPVYSEGDQVKPQQIVENALKHAKEEHLDFVIIDTAGRLHIDEALMNELQEVKEISKPNEIMLVVDAMTGQDAVNVAQSFDDQLDVTGVTLTKLDGDTRGGAALSIRSVTQKPIKFVGMSEKMDGLELFHPERMASRILGMGDVLSLIEKAQQDVDQEKAKDLEKKMRESSFTLDDFLEQLDQVKNLGPLDDIMKMIPGMNKMKGMDKLNMDDKQIDHIKAIIQSMTPSERENPASLNVSRKKRIAKGSGRSLQEVNRLMKQFNDMKKMMKQFSGGSRKGKKGKRSQMENMLKGMNLPF; encoded by the coding sequence ATGGCATTTGAAGGATTATCCGATCGTTTGCAAGCTACGATGCAAAGAATGCGTGGTAAAGGTAAAGTTACTGAAGCAGATATTAAAGCAATGATGCGTGAAGTACGTCTTGCTTTACTTGAAGCCGATGTTAACTTCAAAGTAGTAAAAGAGTTTGTAAAAACTGTTTCCGATCGTGCCTTAGGATCAGATGTAATGCAATCATTAACACCTGGTCAACAAGTCATTAAAATTGTACAAGACGAATTAACTCAATTAATGGGTGGAGAAAATACATCGATTACAATGGCCAATAAACCACCAACAGTTGTGATGATGGTTGGTTTACAAGGTGCAGGTAAAACAACTACTGCAGGTAAATTAGCGCTATTAATGCGTAAAAAATATAATAAAAAACCGATGTTAGTTGCAGCTGACATTTATCGACCTGCAGCTATTAACCAATTACAAACAGTAGGTAAACAACTTGATGTACCAGTTTATAGTGAAGGCGATCAAGTTAAACCACAACAAATTGTCGAGAATGCTTTAAAACATGCCAAAGAAGAACATTTAGACTTTGTCATCATCGATACAGCTGGTCGTTTACACATTGATGAAGCGTTGATGAATGAACTTCAAGAAGTGAAAGAAATCTCTAAACCAAATGAAATTATGTTAGTTGTAGATGCCATGACTGGTCAAGATGCCGTTAATGTTGCACAATCATTTGATGATCAATTAGATGTGACTGGTGTTACATTAACTAAATTAGATGGCGATACACGTGGTGGTGCTGCATTATCTATTCGTTCTGTTACACAGAAACCAATCAAATTTGTTGGTATGAGCGAGAAGATGGATGGATTGGAATTATTCCATCCTGAACGTATGGCATCTCGTATATTAGGTATGGGTGACGTTCTTAGCCTTATTGAGAAAGCACAGCAAGACGTCGACCAAGAAAAAGCTAAAGATTTAGAAAAGAAAATGCGAGAATCTTCATTTACATTGGATGATTTTTTAGAACAGTTAGATCAAGTTAAAAACTTAGGACCACTTGACGACATCATGAAAATGATTCCTGGTATGAATAAAATGAAGGGTATGGATAAATTAAATATGGACGATAAACAAATCGACCATATAAAAGCGATTATCCAGTCTATGACGCCAAGTGAGAGAGAAAATCCAGCTTCGTTAAATGTTTCTAGAAAAAAACGTATTGCTAAAGGTTCTGGTCGTTCATTACAAGAAGTGAATCGATTAATGAAACAATTTAATGATATGAAGAAAATGATGAAACAATTTAGTGGTGGTAGTCGTAAAGGTAAAAAAGGTAAACGTAGCCAAATGGAAAATATGTTAAAAGGCATGAACTTACCATTTTAA
- a CDS encoding putative DNA-binding protein — protein sequence MGKNDLVKTLRMNYLFDFYQSLLTEKQRNYLELFYLKDYSLSEIAETFDVSRQAVYDNIRRTGDLVEDYESKLNLYEKFEQRRKIYDEMKQSINDSKQLEQYINQLEELE from the coding sequence ATGGGGAAAAATGATTTAGTTAAAACACTTCGTATGAATTATTTGTTTGACTTTTATCAATCATTACTTACTGAAAAACAAAGAAATTATCTTGAGTTATTTTATTTAAAAGATTACTCTTTAAGTGAAATCGCAGAGACATTTGATGTGAGTAGACAGGCAGTTTATGATAATATAAGAAGAACTGGCGATTTAGTAGAAGACTATGAGTCTAAGTTAAATTTATATGAAAAGTTTGAACAACGCCGTAAAATATATGATGAAATGAAACAATCGATTAATGATTCAAAACAATTAGAACAATATATCAATCAATTAGAAGAACTTGAATAA
- the rplS gene encoding 50S ribosomal protein L19: protein MSNHKLIEAVTKSQLRTDLPSFRTGDTLRVHVRIVEGTRERIQVFEGVVIKRRGGGISETFTVRKISSGVGVERTFPLHTPKIEKIEVKRRGKVRRAKLYYLRSLRGKAARIQEIR, encoded by the coding sequence ATGAGCAATCATAAGTTAATCGAAGCAGTAACTAAATCACAATTACGCACAGACTTACCATCATTCCGTACTGGTGACACTTTACGTGTACACGTACGTATCGTTGAGGGTACTCGTGAACGTATCCAAGTATTCGAAGGTGTTGTAATCAAACGCCGTGGTGGAGGAATTTCAGAAACTTTCACAGTTCGTAAGATTTCTTCAGGTGTAGGTGTGGAACGTACATTCCCATTACACACTCCAAAAATCGAAAAAATCGAAGTTAAACGTCGTGGTAAAGTACGTCGTGCTAAATTATACTACTTACGTAGTTTACGTGGTAAAGCTGCTAGAATCCAAGAAATTCGTTAA